From the genome of Setaria viridis chromosome 1, Setaria_viridis_v4.0, whole genome shotgun sequence:
GATGCCTGAATTAATGTGCCTTCCACTTTACATGCTATTTGGAGCTATGCACATGTTACTGAGCTGGGActcttttattttaatttttatttaaaCAGCCAGCTCATGAGAAAATTGGAGTTGTTGATGCTCAATGGATTGTTCATCAAGCAGTTCCTTCACTTGGGAACCAGGGCAAGTCAGATAATGGAAGAGCACCATGGGAAGGGGTAAGACATCATTTACGGATGCATGAATTTTGGGGCTGAATAGCATCTATTATCTATGCATAAGGATTCGTTCTTACTGTTTAACTTGGATATGCACCACAGGTAAGAGCACGCTGCAGAAAAGAATGGGGAATATTTCAAACAAGGTTGGCTGATGCGGAGAAGGCATATTACTTGGAACGTGGCATCACGCCCCCGAATTCAACAGCAGTTTAGATGAATACATGCCATGGCAAGGTTTCTGTTGCGGGATCCTGGTCCATGCCTACTGCCGTATTCATCGAAGCAGCTGCAACCCAGGGCCATCCATATTTGTACATGAGAGCACCCATGAATCAGCATGATTAATCTTAGTGTCGCCCCCACTTGGTTTTAATGTTATTTTTTGGTTAGTGAAAGTGAGACTAGCTGCGATGTAAGTAGGAGATATAGCAGGGACCATGACGATACTCGTTTGTGTATTAATAACGTTATGCGATATCTATATCGACAATCCTTTACCTCATCTTGGTATGCATATTGTTTGCTCCAGAGCAGTTCTTGTGCGCAACCCATATTACGTTGATCTAGTCCAGTTGAGGAACTATCAAGGTTTCCTGAACTCGAAATGAAAGCAAAATTTTCGAAGAACTGGAAGTCAAGAGTAAGACCTGCGTGACATCTGACTAAATTATGGCTGACTGGTCCAATTCAGTCTCAAAATAAACGCAGGTTCATTGAAGATTCTTGTGGACCTTCAACGAGGATGAGGAtctaggccatgtttagttacctcccaacttccaactttgacactatgcaaaaagaagattccccatcacatcaaacttgcggtacatgcatggagtactaaatgtagacgaaattaaaaactaattgcacagttttgttgtactttgcgagacgaatcttttgagcctaattagtcaacatttgaacaataattcataaatacaaacgaaacgctacagtgtactacagtgctggcacagtaattttgcatctcccaatttgactaactaaacaaggccctaatGAATTGGTGACTGCAAGGTTTTGTTGAAAGACTTGAGTGAAAACTATGTCAGGTACGTTCCAAAGGAAATTTCCAAGCTTCACACACAACAGCTTAGCTTGTCAGGGACTCTTCGTCGAGCCTTAAATATCCGTGACCGGGCCCCGGGGTGTGGATTGTGAAAGATGACGCCTCCCAGTCCCAGGGAAGGTTCTTTAAGTGTACCAGCTGGAGAGCTGGCTTTGGTACTATGGTCTGTTGAAATTTTGGaaagtagatttttttttgttattgttGTTTTGAGTGGTTGTAGTTATCTTATAAactcttaggccccgtttggatcattggaattgaattccatcctaataatcataatttagacacaaattaattaagctaatataattgtatgtggaatatagttgtatattatagttggtgatatgggagagatacttatatgctgcacttctactatagagaagcgagtctaagagcgtgctataagaattgaattccattctaataaccataatctatagaatcaatttccatctcccaccccatgaatttaagataggcttatatctaaactttggaaagttgtggaatgccacattccaacataaattagcctactccattaaatagattccaattccttcaaaatgaagggacccaaacagggccttaggaAAAGCTAGTGTCTCAGATATAGCTGTTGTCTGATTCTATAAATTTTGACCACTAATTTCTGTCTAGTACATCGGTAGAAGATAAATGTACCATATGCTAGGTCAATGTAGATATTCAGAAGTCCTGATTGACCAACATTTAAGATAGTTTGGCCCTTTCATTCTTGTTCATCTTGGCTTTTCTTTCAGTATGTTATTCTTCTAACAAATAGTTTGCCatcatcttgatttttttttcagtatCATGTGCAATCACCGTTTGTGAATCGTGATATGAaaaccacaaaaaaaaagataaatgtaCCTGTAAATTTCAAGCCCTAATTCTGTGGTATGTTAAAACCAACAATTCTTGTATGTTTAATGACAAATCAAATGCAAGAGAAAAAACTCTGCTTCAAACTGGGAGAATTGAACAaatgaagttgaaaaaaaacaacccagataaagaaataaaaagaaagaggaaaaaaaaaagaaacaaccaCTAACGTAGACTAGAATGCCAGGGCCGGAGTCAAGGTCCTTGAAACCTGCCAGGGCCCAAACCCTTGCGACCTCCATGATGGTTTGGGTGAGAGAAAATGGTTGTTGTTCTATCGAACTCGCCCATTCTGTCTTAATGATACACGTGGTAAGTATATTCTCTGAACAACTCAGATAATGAAGAAAAACTCAAAATGGAGTATCCCCTAAACatatctttttagttttttctaaCCATTTTAAGTTTCACGCACAGATCTTAAGGGCGTCACAACATCAAAGAATATgacatcattttttttcctaatttttttagTGTGTCAATCTGATTGGCACCTCAGGAGGCGGTTTCAACTTGCAACGATTGCTATTTTGCTAGCCTTATGGATATGCACGCCTTCATTTATTTGTGAAAATGCAGCGTGCAGAGTTTCTTTTGCTGACTTTCTTCTGAACCAGCCTTGTCGAACATCTGAAAATGGATGAACGATCACCTTTACGGATGGCATTGAATTGATTCCTGTGCGAGGTCTCGATCAATTGGCTCCATTTTCTCCACAAGTTCCTATATCAACACTTCATCAGCAGGTCGGCCAGTTCGTTCTACAACCTGAATTCCGAAAGCAGCCTCTGTACTATACCGGGTCCAAGCCCTTGTTCTcttacctccaaactcccaactttgacactatgcaaaaagaagattccctatcacatcaaacttgcggtacatgcatggagtactaaatgtagacgaaatcaaaaactatttgcacagttttgttgtactttgcgagacgaatcttttgagcctaattagtcaatatttggacaacaattcacaaatacaaacgaaacgctacaatgttgctacagtaatttagcacctcccaaattcgcgaagtaaacaagggccaagATCGATCTATGGAGACTACCGATTCCGCGTTCCCATCACTCATTAACTCACACCTAGAGATTCTTTTCTGATGATAAATCCCATCACTCATTGAATACCGTTAGCTAGCAATTGCTGAGCAAGACTGCAACCTTGCCGGTAGCTTGATACACACACATCAGCCGCTCTGAATTCAAGCCCGCAAGCCAAAGCAGTTATCTGTATTCTGATCACACTCGGACATGCTTGAAGCCAAGCGCGTGttccctctcctcttcttctacGGTATCCACCTCGCAGCCGTCGCtgtctccggcggcagcggcggtgacgACGACGAGTTCGTCTACTCCGGCTTCGCTGCTGGCGGCTCCAACCTGACCCACCTGACCCTTGATGGCACGGCCAAGGTCACGCCGACCGGCCTGCTCGAGCTGACCAACGGCACGGCGCATAGCAAAGGCCACGCGTTCCACCCGACGCCGCTGCGCCTCCGCGAGCCGGACGACGGTGGCAGtgataagaagaagaaggcagcggcggcgatcCGGTCCTTCTCGGCCACCTTCGTCTTCGGCATCGTGCCGCCGGCAGCCCCGGGCGTGGGCGCCGGCCACGGCCTCGCGCTCGTGGTCTCTCCGACCAAGGACCTCTCCTCCGGGATGGCCACCTCGTACCTGGGCTTCCTCAACGGCACCAAATTCTTCGCCGTGGAGCTCGACACCGTCATGAGCACTGAGTTCCACGACAAGGACAACAACCACGTCGGCGTCGACGTCGACACTCTCGtgtccgctgccgccgccagcgccggctACTACGACGACAGGACCGGCGAGTTCACGAGCCTAACCCTGATCAGCGGCGAGGCCATGCAGGCATGGGTGGACTACGACAGCGACGCCGGCCGGGTCGACGTGAGGCTGGCTCCGATCAGGACAGGGAAGCCGAGGAAGCCGCTGGTTTCGACGGAGGTCAACCTCTCGACGGTAATCGGAGAGGAAGCGTACGTCGGCTTCTCGTCGTCCACGGGTACGCTGACCAGCCGCCACTACGTGCTCGGCTGGAGCTTCGCCGTGGGCGAGCCGGCTCCGGCCATCGACATGTCCAGGCTGCCCAAGCTACCTCAACGGAGCTCCGAATCTCCATCGAAGGCCTTAGTAATTGCTCTTCCTGTAGTCGCCGGCGGGCTCACCCTCGCCACGGTCGCCTGCGTTCTTCTCCTCGTCCGGCGCCGGTACAGGTACGTCGAGCTGCGCGAGGACTGGGAGATCGAGTTCGGAGCGCACCGGCTCTCGTACAAGGACCTGTTCCACGCCACCGACGGGTTCAAGAGCAAGAACCTGCTCGGCGCCGGAGGGTTCGGGACGGTGTACAGGGGGacgctcgccgcctccggcaCGGAGGTCGCCGTGAAGCGGGTAGCTCATGGATCGCAGCAGGGGATGAAGGAGTTCGTCGCCGAGGTCGCCACCGTCGGCCGTCTCCGGCACCGCAACCTCGTGCAGCTGCTCGGCTACTGCCGCCGCAacgacgagctcctcctcgcctACGAGTACATGGCCAACGGCAGCCTCGAGAAGCACCTctacggcgtcggcggcgaacCTGGCCCTACACTGATCTGGGCCCAGAGGTTCCAGGTGATCAAGGGCGTCGCCTCCGGCCTGCTCTACCTCCACGAGGAGTGGGAGCAGGCCGTCGTCCACCGCGACGTCAAGGCCAGCAACATCCTCCTCGACAGCGAGATGAACGCCCGCCTTGGCGACTTCGGGCTCGCGAGGCTGCAGAACCACGACGCCGAGCTGCACACCACGGTCGTCGCCGGCACCTTCGGGTACATAGCGCCGGAGCTGGCGCTCACCGGCAAGGCGTCCCCTCTCACCGACGTCTTCGCCTTCGGCGCCTTCCTCCTCGAGGTTGTAACCGGGAGAAGACCGGTCGAGGACTCCACGGATGGCCACAGGGTCATGCTGGTGGACTGGGTGCTCGAGCACTGGCGTAACGAGTCACTGGCTGAGGCGGTGGACCCCAGGATTCAGGGAGGCTACGACGTGGACGAGGTGAGCTTGGCGTTGAGGGTGGGGTTGATGTGCTCGCATCCGCTGGCCGGTGTGAGGCCGAGCATGAGACAGGTCATGCAGTACCTCGCCGGGGACACGCCGCTTCCGGAGCTGACGCCGGCGCACATGGGCATGAGCATGCTGGCGCTGCTGCAGAACCAGGGGCTCGACTCGTTTGTCATGGCCAACTCCTCGTCGTCATCGGCGTCTGTGAGGAGCTTTGACACTAGCCTGTCAAGAGGGAGATGACAAGGGCAGTGTGTTGTTCGTTTCTATCGAACCAAGATTTTGTTGGAGTTTATTCTTATTCATCACATCATGATGTACAGAAGCTAATACAGACAGAGTAGAATTAGtcactttgcttgttttttttttataaaattttcCTACTCTTTGGTGACAAGTGTACTTGTACTGGGATTTATCTGACTCGAATGCAAATTTCAGCATGGCAGCAAAAATCGAATCTTCTACTACAAATCCACAGGATTAGTGGAAAAACAGCAAGATGAAATAAGGAGAATCACCATTCACCACGCACCTTTGTATTAATTGATCGAAAGAGTACAGATACGGAATGCATCTCCCGCTACAAGCGATAGGACTAATAAAGCCATGAGATCCACAGACTCAATAAAGCACAGTACCATAAATGGTAACCAAAGATTAAAAATCAACACGGACAACGCCTGCACAAGTCAGAAGCATGTGATCGATTCCTGGTCTGCACCGTTGCCAAGCCACCTCGCTTTGATGCATGATTCTGCACTAACGCGCAGGTCATCAAGCCGCCGGCTGTTTGGAGACTTGGTCCTGCTGGAGAAGCTTTTCTTGTGTGCAAGATGTTCAAGTGTTTATATAGGTAGGAAAAATTAAAGGTCTCACAGCATAATTTTGTCACAGTGAGTAACCTCAAATTTCTGTGTTATGAAGGTTGAGTAATCTCAGGGAACATAACGCATTATTGTTCCACTAATATGATGCACACTTGAAGCTATGGCTTATGTAGCCTGGTCTGTTCAAATTAAAAGGACAAGCTTTAGCCCTTTTCCTCACAAATTGTTAGGTGGCTGTAGCTTACTATCTCTGGCAGGCACAAATTTGAAGGATATATTAGATGTAGGAATTTGAGGAACGATTTCCTcccttaggggtgtttggatagcaaggactaaagtttagccccatcacatcggatgttcggatgctaattaggatgactaaacatgagctaattataaaactaatagcagaacccctgggctaaatcgcgagacgaatctattaagcctaattaatccatcattagtgaatggttactgtagcaccacattgtcaaatcatggactaattaggcttaatagattcgtctcgcgatttagcctaggggttgtgcaattagttttgtaattagtctatgtttaatactcctaattagtgtccaaacatccgatgtgacaggggctaaaatttagcccatgcctcccaaacacccccttagatgAAGCCTCTAGCTTAGGACCTGTTTGGCAGGGCTTCTCCAGCAGCTTATACTAAGCCTCGCCAAACAGTAAAAATAAAAAGGGATTGACATAAGAAGCACTCCAAAAGGAAGCTGTTTTGTAGAATGTAAAATACAAAAATGTTACTTTTACGGCTTCTCCCCCCTTCCTAATCATTCAATGTTCCAAAAAATTATCCACATTATTGCTACAAATGTTTTTCTCAACGAGTTTCAACTCCACCGGAAAAACTAATTTACCGGAGGAACAAGAGCCACAGCCATATTTTGGCAGGGGCTAGAGCCCGGCAAACAGACCCTTAGTGCTGCTAAAGTAGCAAGTTGCCTGATATTTGAGCTGTAAAATATTTGTGAAACCTCCTTTGAATTAAACGGCAATTTCCTGTAGTAGGTGAAATGCCAAGCACTAGTGCTGAATAGAGTTCATGCAGGTGCGAATATTTGATGATATTTTGATGATGCATAAGCATCTGGTACAAGAAACAATGTGTTGGCTAGCTCACAGGTGGGACAAGTCCAATTCTTTCTGCAATAGTTATCTTCAGTTCTGCATACTGCACATAAGCATAACCTTCTGTTTTCAGCACCTGAAAAGGGAAAATTGAATTCCATTTCAGAAGAAACTAATTTCTAGCTCAAAGATATACTGAAAGAGAACTGAAGTTTAAGAACTACCAAATTTTTGATATCCTTCTTGATCTTCTCATGAACTTCATCATCTAGAGCCTAAACCCCACAGAAACATTATGTCAAGTCCTTGATGTAGAGAATGACAAATTCCCAACAAAAAAGGATAAATATCACTTACCGTCTCATGGGTACTCGCTATATTAGTGTTGAACTATATGGGAAATAGATGAAATAGATTAGTTTACGATGACCAAGAGACAGGAGTggataaaattgcaaaaaaaaaaatcatcttgtAAATAAAGTAATGAACCTACCTGATGTTCTATACTGTCACCACTTTCTTGCCCTACCTTTACATACAGCCTATCGCTGTATAAACGAAATATTTCCTCATGGACTTCATTCAAAGCATCTCTAAAACTCTTCTGAAAAAAATATTCATCGGTAGACACTAAAGGCATGCAtaatgttgaaataatgggcctagcccatagtaatttcagaatttcaaataaatctcaaaggctcatgtgggcaagaggtggagtggtgcaagtctttagtcccacattgctagtggaggggagggatgaccaacttaaatatggaagttgtctccactcctccaagctatatgtgtggggagagaaggagagctcgtgggctctcctatatatgcgacctaccggcctctactcctctcgctgctgcgccgccaccgtagtctactccatcccgattgtcggcgtgcaccggcgattgggagagcaggtctccggaatcGTCGTCTtaagcgatcctgcaccggaagagggcgaataagatttttgggaagcgctctgcgcgactgctcgatcgcttcctccgcttcgtcaagttcttcgttgactccttcaccacggctcatctacctcttcgtcgctcaGGCGTCACTCGTCGTcacgaacaacgtcaggctgctgatcgtcgtcgcctgctgtctcggtagtcgtccaggagccggtcttcatcaagaaagaaacgtacaatctcttatctcaaattatgtcttccatactagctattatgatctgttgcagtctgatagcactggatagtatggtagaatatgtgattctatttgcaatgatagacttgtctagatcttgtgtagacatgtctagtttaatctgctatctgctcatcgtattcatgatttatttctggattaaattaaaactaaaagtgcttatatatccaacaatccaaaaaccttattgtaggcactttaattttatggctggatttcttgatgcactgaggccagcaccgtttgctggcgtgcacttcaagaggtggcaggtgaaagTCACGCTGTGGCTTactgccatgaaggtgttctgggTGTCCAATGGCAAGCCGGAAGGAGTTCTCtctcctgaaaaggagaaagaatattcggaagccaacacaatcttcttgggcactgtgattggtgcacttgcagaacatctgtaggatgtgtaccttcatcacaCGATCGCAAAGGAGTTGTGAGACGATCTGACTGCCAACTACGGTGGCTCAGATACTGGcactgaactgtacatcattgagcagtatcatgactaTAAGATAGTTGACGGAAAATTTGTAGTCgctcaggctcatgaattacagtgcatggtgaaggaactcgatctgctaaagattgtcgtgtccgacaagtttgtggctgggggtattattgccaagttacctccatcctggagggatttcgccacttctctcaaacacaagaggacaAAAATTTCTATTTCAGACTTGAttgcgtctcttgatgttgaggagaaagctcgggctaaagatggacgatctaaagctgttgagggtcagaccagtgccaatatggtgcaccaatcacatcacaatggcaatggtggcaagggcaagggcaagaacaataagcctaagcagtccactaccttcaagaagaagaagaacaagaagaacgagggatgcttcgtgtgcggttctactgaccattgggcaaagaagtgcccaaaccgcaaaggaagaaaacctccacAGTAGAAGTCTGTGAGAATGGGTGACCAGCGCTGGAGATGAaaatagtgggtatggtaatttaccttctgttttttcagtgtttcagtctactaatacttggtggcttgatactggtgctaatgttcatgtgtgtgctgatgcctCCTTATTTTTATCTTACCAGGTCGCTCGGGATTCCTCTgtcctaatggggaatgggtcacatgcttctgttcattgtgttggtacggtagatctgaagtttactttgggaaagatcatgcaactgaagaacgtgcagcatgtcccttctatcaggaagaatctagttagtggctcccttttgtgtagggatggttttaaggtagtgcttgagtctaataaaattgtcgtgtctaagagtggacaatttattggtaaaggctatgagtgcggaggcttgttccgcttttccctttcagattattgcaataagtctgtgaactatatttgtgatggtattaatgagagtgatgctagtgtttggcattcacatttatgtcatctgaattttAGTTCTATATCTCGACTTTCCAgcctgtgtttaattccgaatttttccattgtcaaaAGTTCTAAGTgtcatagttgtgtgcaatctaagcaacctcgaaaacctcacaaggtggccgaggagagacacttggcaccacttgaactaattcattctgatatatgcgagatgaatggtgtgttgaccaaaggtggaaaaagatatttcatgactttgatagatgatgcgtctagatattgctatgtatatttattgaaaatgaaagatgaggctcttaactactttaaaatctataaggctgaagttgagaatcaacttgagaaaaagatcaagagaattatgtctgatcgtggtggcgagtatttctctaatgatttcgacttgttctgtgaagaacatggtattatacatgagaggacgcctccctattcgccccaatcaaacggggttgccgaaagaaagaatcgcactttgattgacttggtgaacgccatgttagacaccagtggattatctaaggGATGGTGGGGGAGgctgtattgacttcatgtcatgttctgaataaagtacccatgaagaataaggagaaaactccctatgaagaatggattggaagaaaaccatcacttttatacttacgcacttggggttgcttggccaaagttagtgtgctaatcaacaagaaacgtaagttgggacctaaaactgtggattgtgtctttttgggttatgctcatcatagcatagcctatagatttttagtggttaaatcagaggtgcctgatgttcatgttaataccttgatggagtcttgtgatgttactttctttgagaatatatttcctatgaaacaattgcatagtatgtctagactatcttctaatatgattgctgagacaactcctgaacctattgtgcttcctgatcatgctgaacaaacacttgagccagttcatgaggaggttaacagtgaagctcctaagaggagcaagagacaaagaactgcaaagtcctttggtgatgatttcactgtctatctcgtagacaatactcctaagactatttcagaggcatttgcatctccagatgcagatgattggaaagaagctatccatagtgagatggactctattctttctaatggaacttgggaggttgttgatcgaccgtatggttgtaaacctgtgggttgcaagtgcgtgttcaaaaagaagcttaggcctgatggtactattgataagtacaaggctcgacttgtggctaagggtcATACCcagaaagaagatgaagatttcttcgacacttactcacctgttgcgAGATTGACCGGTATTCGAGCattactttcccttgctgccacacatggtcttctcgtccatcagatggatgttaagacagctttctttaatggagagttggatgaggaaatttatatgaatcaaCCTGATGTgtttgtaataaagggtcaagagaacaaggtgtgtaaattgctgaaatcttcgtatggcctgaaacaagcacctaagcagtggcatgagaaatttgatactaccctcatatcagcaggcttttctgtcaatgaggctgatagatgtgtgtactaccaccatggtgggggtgagggagttatattgtgcttg
Proteins encoded in this window:
- the LOC117857516 gene encoding L-type lectin-domain containing receptor kinase SIT1; translated protein: MLEAKRVFPLLFFYGIHLAAVAVSGGSGGDDDEFVYSGFAAGGSNLTHLTLDGTAKVTPTGLLELTNGTAHSKGHAFHPTPLRLREPDDGGSDKKKKAAAAIRSFSATFVFGIVPPAAPGVGAGHGLALVVSPTKDLSSGMATSYLGFLNGTKFFAVELDTVMSTEFHDKDNNHVGVDVDTLVSAAAASAGYYDDRTGEFTSLTLISGEAMQAWVDYDSDAGRVDVRLAPIRTGKPRKPLVSTEVNLSTVIGEEAYVGFSSSTGTLTSRHYVLGWSFAVGEPAPAIDMSRLPKLPQRSSESPSKALVIALPVVAGGLTLATVACVLLLVRRRYRYVELREDWEIEFGAHRLSYKDLFHATDGFKSKNLLGAGGFGTVYRGTLAASGTEVAVKRVAHGSQQGMKEFVAEVATVGRLRHRNLVQLLGYCRRNDELLLAYEYMANGSLEKHLYGVGGEPGPTLIWAQRFQVIKGVASGLLYLHEEWEQAVVHRDVKASNILLDSEMNARLGDFGLARLQNHDAELHTTVVAGTFGYIAPELALTGKASPLTDVFAFGAFLLEVVTGRRPVEDSTDGHRVMLVDWVLEHWRNESLAEAVDPRIQGGYDVDEVSLALRVGLMCSHPLAGVRPSMRQVMQYLAGDTPLPELTPAHMGMSMLALLQNQGLDSFVMANSSSSSASVRSFDTSLSRGR